GTGGTATGCGTAGGTTGAATCTCCGGCCGCCTCCAACTGCTTCGCCAGACGCCTGCTGAGCTTGAAGATCTCGATCCCGTGCTTGTTCAGCTGGTCTGCGTGTGCTAAGGAAGCATTATTGTTGCCGTCCTCTGACTGGACGGCGGATTTGATGTTAGCATGAAGCGTCGTCGGGTTTCCAACGAGCTCGTCGAGGCGGCTGATTAATTCATCGGATGTGACCGAGTCACTGGGTTCCTCCACGGCCACCAGCGCATCATAGATCAGGATCGAGTGGTGGGACACGAGGGCACGACCGCTCTCGCTGCAGAGAACCGGATGCGCCACACCATTCTGGTTGCACACGAGCTTCGCCGCCTGCACCACCGCTGACGCATATTCTTCCAAGCCGTACGCCACCGACATGTCCGAGGACCCCGATCGTGTCCCGTCATAGTCGATCCCGAGGCCCCCGCCGATGTCGAGGGTGCCCATCGGTGCCCCCATCTTCACCAGGTGGCAGTAGTACCtgttcaatataaaaatattaaagtactGCCATATAATAGTTTAAGCTTTTGGATAAGAACATCTATTTCATGATACCCGGTAGCCTCGCGCACTGCACTGCTGATGATGGATGTGGTCGGGATTTGCGACCCGATGTGGAAGTGGAGTAGCTTGAGGCAATCGAGCATGCCGAGTTGTTTTAGCTTCTCTGCAACGGCATAGATTTGGGCCTCCAAGAGCCCGAATTTGCCGTGCTTGCCCGAGGTGGACCCGAAGTGGCCCGGGTTGGTGGTAAGCAGCCTCGCACGGATGCCGAGAATGGGGCGCACGCCGAGCTCTCGGCTCGCCCTCACCACCGTGTCGACCTCCTCCTCCAACTCGAGCACGATGATTGTGTTGAAGTTGATAGAGCGCGCCACGAGGGCGAGGGAGACGTAGTCCATGTCCTTGTAGCCATTGCACACCAGGTACGCCTTCGGGCTTCCGTTGATAAGGCTGTTCATGGCGAGAAGGAGCTCCGGCTTCGACCCGGCCTCCAGCCCGAAGTTGTAGACCTTCCCAAAACCGACCAGGTCGTCCACCACGTGCTTGTTCTGATTTACCTGTCGatcgaatataaaatattaaacacaTCGTTATGTAGCGACTTAATCTTTTAATATCATCTCTCTTTTTACATTATACCAATGCTAGCTGACTAATTCTTAGGTaataattattgaaaaaataGTTGTTACGTTATAATTTCTCTGTTTCTTATTTAATCTCGTTCTGTGTTTCACAGccagaaaggaaaaagaaaaaaaaaagaagaagatatcaGATCAAGCTAGCCAGTAAGAATATTCTGGTTTAAACTTTTATAGCATTCTATTATTTCAAAGCAAAATATTGCTGCACCTTTACGGGGAACACCCCTTGATAGTGGGAGGTGTAGCCCGTATACTTAATGGCATTCGCAAACGCAGTATTGAGCGAGTCCAAACGGTGCTTGAGCACGTCGGGGAAGCGGAGAATGAGCGGGAACTGGAGATTCTTCTCGGTCGCTTTCTTCACCGCGGCGAGCAGGTCAATCTCCTGCTCGGGTTTGGTCTCAACGCCGTGAATCTTAACGGAGACGTTGCCGCTAGAGTCAACGGTGAAGTAAGGGTCACCCCATCCCGCAATATTGTAGAGGTAACCATAGTTGGTCGACATGGTCTCTCCTTCCTACACAAAGAGTTAATTAGCTAATAAAATCTAGGGCTTAGTTTCGCAGTGAGAATCGCATGAGAATGAAGGAGATAATTTCTCTCGCTCTTATTAATCTTCGACGGTCGAGATCTCTTCTACATGTTTGTCACTGATTGGACGGATGCGATCTGTTTTGGGGCTCTCTGTGGGATCCCCGTTTTATCGATGGTGTGGTCACAACATCAAGCAGCCGCGCAATATGCGGAAAAGGTCAAAGTTACATCTTTGGTTTCCGAATTGTGATCACGTGTTTGGGGCGCACCATCGCCTTTACtgtgataataaattaaaggaTTCCCCCAAACATTGTCTACGTGCATTAAATAGGCTCATTATATATTTAACGTTTTGGGCCTCGTTGCTATTTAGACCGTGTTTTCCGATCGATGAGAAAATAATTAAGGATGGGTTAAGGTAGAGTGATGTTGACCACCACATAGATCAATTAATATACTTCAAAGTGATCATATTGTGCAATATAGGACGTTAGAGAGTCTAGTTAGCGACTCATATATACGGTAACTATGATAAAGGTGACTTTATCCAGTCTCGGAGTACGTAGTTCACAAGTTTGATTGAGTATTAGGAAGAGAATGATTGTATTGTGtgatatttaaaaaactaatagtgtTTATTGAATTTATTGGGATTCACAGAACTGCATTACGTGTGATGAGAATATACAATgcgaaaatattttatttctttttacataaTGATATATTTTGCATATTGTAATAAAACGGTTATAAGAGTTCGTTTCATTTACTTTTATAAATACGATCGTTTAATTCCCATAAGTTGTCTCTGTAATTTAGTTTCTATTTATAATAGCTCACGTGAACTGCGTGTTGAAACAGTTCCAGAGATAAacctctttttctttattaCAGTTTTAAATATGTAAGGCCACATGCTAATTATAAGCTGGCTATTCAATTAGCGCCCATGAATGGACGCTTATATATGTTATTTCATTTTGCAAAGCATTTTCAAAAATCAATTTTATCTCTCAcgtaatatatttaaaattgttatCCCTTGCAAACGCATGATTGTAATATTATtaggaaataataaaaataatttttataaatttaataatagtaAGTTAAGTTTAACCTATTTGATGGACATTTAATTAATTGCAAAATCACTTCATTatcttaataatatttaaaaatctactatCTTTATAATCTAATACTTAATCCTCTATAGAAGTATTCTTCTTAGTAAtcatcatattattatttttatataatcaaGAATTGTTAGAGAGAGGATTCACGAAATTATTCAATTAATTATTGTATGAACACTAAAGATTATATTTCATTTGTTACAAAAGTGTTATAATGTTTGGAATTTGTTTTGTTGGGGAAATTACATTATACTAATGTTTGAATTTACTTTCAACGAGTGCTTGTAAAGGTAGGTTTCTTTGAATGTCTACAGAGTGTTTTAACTTATCGATTCATCATCTTGATTAATTGATGCGATGATTNAATAATAAAGGATTATTACAATGTTAGTACGCAAACGTTCCCTATtgttaaatgtttttttttttaaattttttgttctcGAGACGAGGTATGTAACCTTATATTTGATTGTGGCGAATAAAATACATTTGCATGCGAGTTTTAAAGTCAACACTAAAATCGACGCGTCCGGATCTTTATTAGAATATATGGGCGAAGACTACGACTTACTAGAAACCGCGTGCACTACGATGAGTCAGCAATTCAGCTCTACAGTGTAGCAGCAGCTtagaatagatttttttaaaaaaattaattgctcGATAAAATagtatgtaaaaaaaaaatatatattatctataccgtgtattagtaaaatattaatataataccTATCCATTCAAACATAtgataacttttttaaaaatattttttaatattaaaataataattaaattatttttttcgatGATTAGTACAGGTgggttgaaataaaaaattttagaatgcaataGATATATTAGTAATGTGGCgcaacaaatcaatcaaatgtcttcttttaggagtatatgtctcattaaaattataaataaatatttttattatatgtttatttaaaaaaaatatgattgacttgttattaatAACGTGATGTAAGTATGATAATGTAGAATTTGTCGGTTGAAATACCGTGCGCGTGGGTGTGCAGAGAAATTAATTTTACCTGGACCTCAACATATAAGTAgtataaaaaatactaaagatTACGTAGAATTGGCCACGTGCTTTGTGTACTTTAGATCTAGAAGAGGTTAAGGATAAGGTCAACGTTTTGGAgtcttaatatattatattatgtttattACAAAGAGGATTCAAACTTTGTAGTTTTGTTTGAACTATAATTAGAAATTCGATTTGAAATTGataattgaattcaaatttaatttagaattttcatttaaattatagtaaaaattttgaatttgactttaatttttggattatATATTTAGTACTTGGAATCAATATTGaatgtaaatttatattaaaatttgagttgaaAATGTGAGTTTgaattcatttaaaaaaattaaaaactttgcATCGAAATCTGAATCTTAattgtgaattttaaatttaaattcagttttagattttgaatttgagactttgtatttgaatttgtatttgaaattttaaatttgaatgcagaatatgaatttgaataaaaatttatattttgaatccGAAGTTTAATTAGAATTGGAAacaaaaatgtgaatttgaatttaatatttggATTCGAATCTGAATTTGATTTtcatctaaatttgaatttggaaatCAGATTCAAATTTAGTATTTGTATTTGAGATGCTAAATTTGAATCtgaatttgaaatcaaaaattaaaaatcaacaATTGACTTTGTATTTGACATTAAATTCTAGATTTAAAAatctcaatttaaatttaaactttgattttaaatctaaaatttaatttgagattctgattcaaatttagattttgaatttaaaattcatcaTTCTGCTGCTCCTATGTCATAATTCTTTTGCTTCTATGTAACCACGTAGAATGTAATTCTCAAAACAGCCGACATGTGCAATTTTGTAAAAGTCTATGCAATAATTatcaatatacaaaaatttagtaaattatgatgaaaattttatattgaaaaacCAATAGTaggatttgtttatttttatgttaGCTGTATATAAACAACTCTAAATATGTTgacatagattttaaatttaaacattaattcttgcgaatatttagttttttgacataaatttagattttaaaggAGATTGGAGGGGTACATTTGTCGTGTGAACAAATAGTTCTATAAGCATTTTATATTATGAACACTTCTGCATATTAGACTGACAATTTTAAACATGAAATCTAAtaaagttttctaaaaaatcGGTAAAAAAATCAGCATTAAGGGCAGAGAAAGCACATCACAATCAGCGATAGAATGTTTCTAAGATAAAAGGATCTATACATTAGGCACAAGTGTTTGCAGTTGATCTTGATATCTAAACCAGCGGTTAATTAATTGTTCACTTAAAGGGGTCAGCATCCTGCCATGTGGCAGGACATCAGGTTGGACCGAGCTATATTCGAAATTGTGGGAGGCTGGGTTGAGCCAAGTcgtgttcgaagtggcgtgaggttaGTTGGGCCAAATCAAAATCGAAACCCGTGAGCGCTATGTTTGTATACTTTAAATGAATTTAGTTAtgtatttctaaaaattagagTCTCTGAGATTATtggttagcaccaacgatctGACGTTAGCTACCGAGACTACAGAAGTATGCAAGAATTCATATAAATACATCAAGAGAGGATGCTGCTAAATATATGAGTTTTTTCTGGTGTATAAGGGAGTAACATATGGGCTTTCCGAGTGCAATTATTGACAAATAGGCGTTACCCAGGCTAAATTCACAATTTGCTCTTGGGCCGAGCATGGCCCATCTCTCCCAACCAGTGTATGGACTCGATTCCCCACACAAGTCCAAAACCGTGCTACTTAACTCGTGACCAACGCGACTCTGGTACGCACCAAAGCTGGTCCCgccgcacgcacgcacgcacgcacgcatcCCCGCTTCGCCTTCCTTCTTGAACCCTCTCCCTCGCCACGCCACGCTACGCATGGCATCGCGTGATCCTTCTCCCccatattattactattattattattatttttttattatttttatttttggtttcttCTTCTTATGCTCCTGCTATATTAGGTCTCTTTAGCTTCGACATTTTCGATCGTGGTCTCTCTCGATGGAAATCCATGGGCTCTCCGTGGAGCTGGGCCTCGTCCCTCTCCTCCGCCTCGCGTGGGTCGCGGCGACGTTGCCCATCCTCGTCGCCTCCCTTCCGCTTCCGCCCACCGGATTTGCGCACCGGATCGTCGCGAGAATCGGCGGAAGGGGGAAGATCGTGAAGCCTTCTGCCAGTGTGAGTTCTCTAATTCTTGTTAGAAATTTTAGTTAGGGTTTCATTTGTTCTGTTCCCATCatctatcttcttcttttttttgtgctcTGCTTTGATCTCGTGGATTATTTCTAGTTGTGCTCTGTTTTGATCTCGTGGATTATTTGTAGTTATCCACTCTGTTCTTGGTGTAAATTAATTCCTGGGATTACATATCAAATTTACACCGGCGTTGGCAAAACAAACGGTTTTTTAAATCTTGATGCGACTTTGATCTAATTCCTGTGGAAAACTGAATTACACGCTCGAATATTTCACTGTTTTTCTGTGGGTACTTTGAAGCTCGCTTCACAACTCGCATGAGCAACAAATCTTTCTTATGCACTTATCGAGGCCGATTCggctattttgttttttaaatcttgctattctttaatttaaagATGCCATTTCTTCAAGTTTGATGTGTTACCCTGAGACGCGGATTAATCCTGTATGCAGAACGGGAATTGGATCACAGAACACCACTTGCTCCAAAACATGGTacgatagggatagcctttagggtgcgtttggttcgcgctatctttttaagatttctagtaatccaataagaataaaaaaaatatgacggtatttggctaaacgcactaagtaatctagttgataATACTAGATTTATttgggaatgagatgcatcccaaagtactaatctcattcgtttgagggagggtgggtatccgtATATTAATAGATTAGAATAagtataatatgtctaatctttttttttcttcccacccgccggctagttggtattatttttctttacactctaacctcatatctttctctaaactttttttttttctaaactttaattctttttctctctctaaattaagctatttctccctcactttttttaaaatctcaaccctctcattctctctaaataacatgactaaatagtATGatcgtacgaaccaaacaccgaaatactacattcttagtaataggataaataggaataagatcggatatctttttactcctagtaatctttcatagtgcgaaccaaacgcacccttattgCCAAGTTTTATAGGAATTGAAAACATTCACTTGAaacaaaatgtaaataaataaaacatatatacatatatgattCCGCTATAGAGTAAATAGGTTAGAATTAGGATAACTTGTTTTGCCATTCCAATTCAGTAATGATCCACAAATCAGATCATATGTTCCAATTTTTGCAATTCAAAGGAAATTTTATGGATTAGCTAATCACAGTGTCATCTCTTTCTTCTTTGGCAAAAAATAAGGTAAGGTCCTTTCATAAATCGCAACCTTCTACTTTTAACTTTGACAATCaaaattcttttccttttcgaaAACTGTAAAATGTTCTTTTTTATGTACTGCAGAAGTTCACAGTTCCACAAAGATTCTTCTTGCATTTTTATGTGGTGGGTGTGGTGTTGACAACACTAGTGTTGCTATTGATATGGTTCTACGCATATAAGGAAATGACTCCAGTATTCCCTGATTTGTTACACTATTCAACGATTACCAGCCAACTAACTGGAGGCTCTCATGTATTTTCAATTCATAAAGGTCCTTCACATACTGTGGAGCATAAGCATCATGTTTGGCAAACTGTGTTTGTGCTGTTATTAATGGAGATTCAACTCTTAAGACGTTTGTATGAGACAATAAACGTGTTCCATTATGGGCCATCAGCTCAAATGCACATATTTGGCTATCTCGCTGGTTTATTGTAAGTTCCTTGAAACTTTGCCTTTGCCGctttccgacgaaacttctaaatttttctttgaagtattgaataaaaaaataacagtaTTTGAATATTCATTACAAAATCACCCTTTAAAGTTTAATCTTGATAGGTGAATATTTTCGTATTTATAACAAAAGCACAACCAACTTTTCATTTTTAGTTCATTTATACTTGAACGGCATCATTTTTGATTAGTTGGCTTACTAGTTCCTTCACAGTGATCTAGGATTCTATATATTATTCTGATGTCTTGTTCACTATGCGatgttgagtttttttttcactaaattaCCAAACAATCACTAGATGGTAGGCCTTGACAAGTCATCAATTGTTTTTAGTAACTTAAATGTGTAAATAACAATGTGAGgctactgaccgtccctagcgcaagtggcaaaagggcttggtggttggtacccaagacccaagttcgaatcctttcacatttccagctaagtttatttctaaatgaaataaacgaagcgggtagcatcctacctttctctcaaaaaaaaaaaaacaatgtgaGGCTTTTATAAATTGTTCATTACTTGATGGTTGACTATTTGTTAACCTTTTCCAACACTTCTGAGATGCTTTCTGTTTCTATGCTAGCTTTTATATTGCAGCACCTTTATCTCTTGGTAGCTCATGTCTTTTGGAGGCATTGAATTATGCTCGTGGTCAAATTGCTGAGTTCATTGTCAAAGGTAGAGCAAGAATGCCAGATATAGAGGTTGATTGGTTAGGATTGTTAAAGCCTCTTCTAAATTTGGGATGGTGCCAGTGGGTTGCTGCGGCTATCTTTAGCTGGGGTTGGCTTCATCAGCTACATTGCCATATGATTCTTGTAAGTGATGCTTTCTTTAGAATAATTTAGTAGAGCATCTATGGGAAACCATGCTTATATCCTTTTCAAGGGGAAAAAATGCTTTACAATGATTCTAGAATATTGAGTCGTACGGAAATATGAATACTGTAcgtaattattttatttatacaaacTTGACTATCTACCCACTTAGAGACATGAACCCTCAAGAGTCTTTCACTACAATAATGCAATAAATATTACTTTCACACAATTAAAACAGCTCGCATACACTACTATTTTCACCTTAAACtattcttttgaactttatattcAGTCACTATGCAACTCACTGTTCTACACTATGCACTAGTTCTTACAAACAGATGCTCACATCttatcttctctttttctcgCCTCCTTGATCCCAAATGAAGACTTGAAGAAAAATTTGCTTAACTAGAAATGACGGTTTTAGTGCTTCAGCCTATTCCCAGATGTCAGCGAAACAAAGCGTCCTTACCAAATAATTCATGTTTGTTCCCTTTTCTGCCAGACAAGCATGATCTTACTTATTTAAACATAGTTGTCACAGCAGGTAGTCTTAGAAAAGCTTGAGTAGAAAAGTTGACTCCACTAACATATATTTCTATTTGTTGAAATGATTGAATGGAGAGTCCAGACTTGTTATCTTAAATGTTTCCTTCAGGATTCATTTTATCCTTGCCTACGTTCTTTCTAATAGGTTTCTCCTTTTCTAATGCTGGCATCTAAACTTCTTTTTATCATCCATTGTTATACGAACAACATGGTTTGCTTATGCAACTTCTTGTTTAGATCTTTGTCATATTATGTAGGATAATTAAGTCGTTACTCCTGTCAGGGCTCTTTGAGAGAAAACAAAGGAGCTGATGAATATGTGATTCCTCATGGTGACTGGTTCAGATATGTTTCTTGTCCACATTACCTTGCTGAAATAGTAAGTTCTGTGATCGTTTGTTAATGTTAACATCATTGCTTCTGTATCTTGTCAGATAGACCTTATATTATCAGCATTGAATTTATATGTCGTATTACTAAACTATTTTCATCAACCTCTTCTAATGCTTTTTGTACATGAAGGGGATTCTATGTAGTTCAGCATTTAAAAATTGGAAAATGGTGCATCCGGAGCAGTTTTGGCGCATGttccacataaaaaaaaaaaatctggcaGGTTCATTGGTGGAAAAGGTGGTAGCGGGTCCCACCATGAATCTCATCTGATTGTTGAACTGCACTGACCCTTGAATTACACGTTGTTACAAGTGCCTAAACTATCGTGGGCGTAGTATTGCTTTTAAAATATCCAAACTGTTGGGCTTTAAGGGGTACAATTAAATATTGCTGTATGATTTACTCTAGTCTTGTACTTTCTGATGCTAGGACtaaatttcttttatcttttggtTAAACATGCAATTTATCTTCTCAAAATGATGTAAAACAGCAAGTGAATTGTCTTTCAACATGCAGGTAGTCTATGCAGGGATTTTGGTGGCAAGTGGCGGCTTCGATATCACTGTGTGGCTTCTTTTTTCATTTGTGGTATGTCGTATCTCCTTGAAAGGATGTTGATGTCAATTGGAATTATCAAATTGTGTTCAAATTTGTTATTGTTTTCTATGGTTCTTTCATCAATCATTACGTTGATCAGCTTGTCTATCCAGGTAGCCAACCTAGTCTTTGCTGCAGCAGAAACTCATAGATGGTATCATCAAAAGTTCGATGATTATCCACAATCCCGTCGTGCTATAATCCCATTTGTTTATTAGGGGTGTATGAAAATGGGCGAGTTGCTTGAGGATAGTGTATCTTGCTAGCGACCGGAGCAGAGCCAAACATTTCTTTTCTTGTGTTTGGACATGGTCATGCAGTGTACAAAATACATATCGGCGGTCACACTCCAAACTTGTGTGGTCGAACTACAACCTGCAGAATACAATATTATGTTGTATGTTCCACATTGCACAAATTATGTGTTAATCGACTCGAATTGTGATTGAATTGTCACTTTCAACCTTTTCGAGTGGGAACGCTAATCAAAATGGAATGCTTTCCTCAAAAATAGCAGGAAACTCTAAACTTTAGACGGTTGTGATTACTGGAAATAAAATGTATGCCTCTGTTTTGTTTCTGATCAAGTGTTCTAGTGTATATAATGTAATCCTTTCTTTTAACATGTAATGAATTTTAgcaatattttctatattactTGCTGGTCAACTGCAAATTTGTGCTTTCTCTTTCACAAGTATATCGCTCCTTGGGGAGGACGTTGGACTTGCATCAGAAAAAATTTTGAGTGTATACATATTAAGTCTAAATACTTGTGATTCCTTGTCGCAGTAATGAATGTACATGCCAAGCCTAAGGGTAAATTTTTGCGACTTTATGGTCCCAAAATATTGGATTTGTATTTGATTGGTCTTTGTGgttattatgtttttttggGGGGTTGGAGGGTTGGGGCCACACCGGGGGAGAAAAAAATATGGCGTCACAGGGAAAGCGCACATGTTGAGCATTTATGGTATTTTCTTGTAAAAGTCTTATTTTGTACACTCAAATAAGTCTTATATTCTATTCATTCAAAACTAAatgttttcttattattttttaaaattatttttattattaaaaatgttttaaaaattatttaaaattttagataggtGGGTATGCAATTTATATTTTCTTCTGTGTGTACTAGCATTATTTCTCTTTCACATATGTCAAATAAACTACGAAATCAGAAGGTTGAATTATGGATTTTAGtgtatttgaataaattaagggaaaacttcaaaaacccccctgtggtttcgtgcattctcactttgctaccctgtggtttaaaacgtatcaatttgctcccctgtggtttcgtttttatctttttgttatcaattttattattatttttttttaaaatcagtgacaaagttaaaattaaaggatactaaagtgactattcgataaatatagatggttatctgaagttttttgtatataatttaacgaaatattaacgaaaaagcttccgaaaagataaaaatgaaaccacaagggggtaaattgatacgttttaaaccatagggtagcaaagtgagaatgcacgaaaccacggggggttttgaagttttcccataaatTAATTAGCTGTGACGCTTGTAACTTCACTCTTTATGTGAAATCAGAAGGTTGAATTTTACTGGTCTCCACGGAAAGATTTgtacgcttttttttttttttttttttttgcctgacTCTAAAGATAAAATGTTTTCAACATTTCACCTTTTCATGTGATCTCCTAATTATAActttctttaataaatttttttctgaaacaaATTTTAGAAAGccttgtttttttaaaataagccTTGTTTTTTCAAACTTtattgtgaaacaaccgttatactctaaaaatttaagttgttaaagaataatgtttaaatatttttatatttaacactcctcctcacgtctggactcgagactctttaatcggcccatgacgtgggcttgaattaaatgggagaaaattaatatgctaggagcctgatgtgactcgaactcaggacctctcTCTGATATTATGTGAAACAATTgttatactctaaaaacttaagctgttagagaatgatgtttaaatatttttatatttaacatttacAAACTTTGTGATCTCCTATAATGTACACCAATATTATAAGCCTTGTTTTTCCAAAATATTGCTGTACATGTAAAGTTTGTACGTGCACAACATCAGGCTTATAGCCTCGAGTGATCGTTGAAGGGGCACAGCTCAAtcaagagatatatatatatatatatatatatatatatatatggctgaTATGGATGAAACTTTGTTTAGGTTCATTAAAAAAGGCTCATGAGGAACTCAGAAGAACAATAATACTGGGAACACACGAACACACGCGTCACGCGAGCGCACACTAATATTTGATGGCAAGGTGAGATATCACGCACCTCTTGAAAGTGAAATACCAAATCTCCTTTAACAAGGAGTTCGAAATACTGTAACCCTTCGTTCGAAAATCAAGTAAAATCCTTTGGAAAttatcatattaaaaaatattaaaagattgaTAAAATTTATCTTCAAAGTTTGGTTATTAGCTAGG
This genomic window from Ananas comosus cultivar F153 linkage group 3, ASM154086v1, whole genome shotgun sequence contains:
- the LOC109707022 gene encoding arginine decarboxylase 2-like, coding for MSTNYGYLYNIAGWGDPYFTVDSSGNVSVKIHGVETKPEQEIDLLAAVKKATEKNLQFPLILRFPDVLKHRLDSLNTAFANAIKYTGYTSHYQGVFPVKVNQNKHVVDDLVGFGKVYNFGLEAGSKPELLLAMNSLINGSPKAYLVCNGYKDMDYVSLALVARSINFNTIIVLELEEEVDTVVRASRELGVRPILGIRARLLTTNPGHFGSTSGKHGKFGLLEAQIYAVAEKLKQLGMLDCLKLLHFHIGSQIPTTSIISSAVREATGYYCHLVKMGAPMGTLDIGGGLGIDYDGTRSGSSDMSVAYGLEEYASAVVQAAKLVCNQNGVAHPVLCSESGRALVSHHSILIYDALVAVEEPSDSVTSDELISRLDELVGNPTTLHANIKSAVQSEDGNNNASLAHADQLNKHGIEIFKLSRRLAKQLEAAGDSTYAYHANLSVFSLTPDFWGIKQLFPILPIHRLNEEPKQKGTLIDLTCDSDGKIDKFIGGAQTLPLHALEQNGGGYYIGTFLAGAYQEALGSKHNLFGGPNLVRVESAGGFGGFRVVVVGAGPTAADQLKVMHHDPDEMMQAIAKRAEAAGHWTPTEQKIVKSVFYTMPYLFGEA
- the LOC109708009 gene encoding polyprenol reductase 1-like isoform X4; this encodes MEIHGLSVELGLVPLLRLAWVAATLPILVASLPLPPTGFAHRIVARIGGRGKIVKPSASNGNWITEHHLLQNMKFTVPQRFFLHFYVVGVVLTTLVLLLIWFYAYKEMTPVFPDLLHYSTITSQLTGGSHVFSIHKGPSHTVEHKHHVWQTVFVLLLMEIQLLRRLYETINVFHYGPSAQMHIFGYLAGLFFYIAAPLSLGSSCLLEALNYARGQIAEFIVKGRARMPDIEVDWLGLLKPLLNLGWCQWVAAAIFSWGWLHQLHCHMILGSLRENKGADEYVIPHGDWFRYVSCPHYLAEIVVYAGILVASGGFDITVWLLFSFVPT
- the LOC109708009 gene encoding polyprenol reductase 1-like isoform X3; this encodes MEIHGLSVELGLVPLLRLAWVAATLPILVASLPLPPTGFAHRIVARIGGRGKIVKPSASNGNWITEHHLLQNMKFTVPQRFFLHFYVVGVVLTTLVLLLIWFYAYKEMTPVFPDLLHYSTITSQLTGGSHVFSIHKGPSHTVEHKHHVWQTVFVLLLMEIQLLRRLYETINVFHYGPSAQMHIFGYLAGLFFYIAAPLSLGSSCLLEALNYARGQIAEFIVKGRARMPDIEVDWLGLLKPLLNLGWCQWVAAAIFSWGWLHQLHCHMILGSLRENKGADEYVIPHGDWFRYVSCPHYLAEIVVYAGILVASGGFDITVWLLFSFVLVYPGSQPSLCCSRNS
- the LOC109708009 gene encoding polyprenol reductase 1-like isoform X2, whose protein sequence is MEIHGLSVELGLVPLLRLAWVAATLPILVASLPLPPTGFAHRIVARIGGRGKIVKPSASKFTVPQRFFLHFYVVGVVLTTLVLLLIWFYAYKEMTPVFPDLLHYSTITSQLTGGSHVFSIHKGPSHTVEHKHHVWQTVFVLLLMEIQLLRRLYETINVFHYGPSAQMHIFGYLAGLFFYIAAPLSLGSSCLLEALNYARGQIAEFIVKGRARMPDIEVDWLGLLKPLLNLGWCQWVAAAIFSWGWLHQLHCHMILGSLRENKGADEYVIPHGDWFRYVSCPHYLAEIVVYAGILVASGGFDITVWLLFSFVVANLVFAAAETHRWYHQKFDDYPQSRRAIIPFVY
- the LOC109708009 gene encoding polyprenol reductase 1-like isoform X1 encodes the protein MEIHGLSVELGLVPLLRLAWVAATLPILVASLPLPPTGFAHRIVARIGGRGKIVKPSASNGNWITEHHLLQNMKFTVPQRFFLHFYVVGVVLTTLVLLLIWFYAYKEMTPVFPDLLHYSTITSQLTGGSHVFSIHKGPSHTVEHKHHVWQTVFVLLLMEIQLLRRLYETINVFHYGPSAQMHIFGYLAGLFFYIAAPLSLGSSCLLEALNYARGQIAEFIVKGRARMPDIEVDWLGLLKPLLNLGWCQWVAAAIFSWGWLHQLHCHMILGSLRENKGADEYVIPHGDWFRYVSCPHYLAEIVVYAGILVASGGFDITVWLLFSFVVANLVFAAAETHRWYHQKFDDYPQSRRAIIPFVY